In the Leguminivora glycinivorella isolate SPB_JAAS2020 chromosome 14, LegGlyc_1.1, whole genome shotgun sequence genome, one interval contains:
- the LOC125233107 gene encoding putative inorganic phosphate cotransporter, with the protein MEKEDVNQAQVLNSLLTEKLQAQTELKKNAFTRIMQSCCFIPQRFVLSIMGLIGVCNAFTMRVCLNIAITQMVNKTKEFNSEVNLDNNTFHEETCPNEITSTNITEIENLYATFKWDESTQGLILSAFYYGYAMTQFLGGYLAERYGSKWTLGLGLLSTALFTFLTPWVTRAGGATWLFILRIIQGMGEGPTMPALMLMLSNWVPPHERSLQCALVFGGSQVGNIFGSLMSGLILSGGRDWAYVFYFYGGFGLIWFILWSFFCYSSPNTHPFITKRELDYLNSKIIKSDSKTKDPVPWKAMLRSPPVWALVFAAVGHDWGYYTMVSDLPKYSVDVLKFDITKTGWLTALPYVAMWICSFIFGIACDLCVRKGWHTIKTGRSIHTTIAATGPAICIILASYAGCDRNAAMVYFIISMGLMGGFYAGMKVNALDLAPNFAGSLTSLVNTTSTFTGMITPFLIGLLTPDSTVSQWRVAFWVCFAVLVGTNVVYCIWLDGEQQWWDDVRKHGYPPGWKHGPLVRELNPEQPDDMTIIEEEDKQVY; encoded by the exons ATGGAAAAAGAAGACGTAAACCAGGCTCAAGTGCTCAATAGTTTACTGACTGAAAAGTTACAGGCTCAGACTGAATTGAAGAAAAATGCTTTCACAAGGATAATGCAATCAT gTTGCTTTATCCCACAACGTTTTGTGTTGAGCATAATGGGGCTTATAGGAGTATGTAATGCATTTACAATGCGGGTATGCCTGAATATAGCTATCACTCAAATGGTTAACAAAACAAAAGAATTCAATAGTGAAGTAAATTTAGACAACAATACTTTTCATGAAGAAACATGTCCAAATGAAATAACGAGCACCAATATTACGGAAATTGAAAACCTA tatgCTACATTTAAATGGGACGAATCAACGCAAGGTTTAATACTTAGCGCCTTTTACTACGGTTACGCTATGACTCAATTCCTCGGCGGGTATTTGGCCGAGAGGTATGGAAGCAAGTGGACTCTGGGCTTGGGGCTATTGAGTACGGCgctgttcacgtttttgactCCTTGGGTAACCCGAGCGGGAGGAGCAACTTGGCTATTCATTCTTCGGATCATTCAGGGAATGGGTGAA GGTCCCACCATGCCAGCTCTCATGCTTATGCTGTCAAACTGGGTTCCGCCGCACGAGCGTTCCCTCCAATGTGCACTGGTGTTCGGAGGCAGCCAAGTGGGGAACATCTTTGGTTCGCTGATGTCTGGGCTGATATTGTCTGGGGGTAGGGACTGGGCTTATGTCTTCTACTTTTATGGCGGGTTCGGTTTGATTTGGTTTATTCTTTGG AGTTTCTTCTGCTACAGTTCTCCCAACACACATCCCTTTATTACCAAGAGAGAATTGGACTACTTGAACTCTAAGATTATCAAGTCTGACAGCAAGACTAAAGATCCCGTTCCATGGAAGGCGATGTTGAGGTCACCACCAGTCTGGGCACTTGTATTTGCCGCG GTCGGCCACGATTGGGGCTACTACACTATGGTCTCAGACTTGCCAAAATATTCGGTGGACGTGCTAAAGTTCGACATCACAAAGACTGGCTGGCTGACGGCTCTGCCGTATGTCGCCATGTGGATATGTTCCTTCATATTTGGCATTGCTTGTGACCTTTGCGTTAGAAAAGGATGGCACACTATCAAAACAGGAAGAAGTATACACACAACAATCG CTGCCACCGGACCAGCTATATGCATCATTCTTGCTTCGTACGCAGGATGTGATCGAAACGCGGCCATGGTCTACTTCATTATTTCGATGGGCTTGATGGGAGGATTCTATGCCGGAATGAAG GTGAACGCTTTAGATTTAGCGCCTAACTTTGCAGGTTCGCTAACTTCGCTCGTAAACACAACTTCTACCTTCACGGGAATGATAACTCCGTTTCTTATCGGCTTGTTGACGCCTGAT TCTACTGTAAGCCAATGGCGCGTGGCATTCTGGGTATGTTTCGCCGTGCTGGTCGGCACTAACGTGGTCTACTGCATATGGTTGGACGGCGAGCAACAGTGGTGGGATGATGTGAGGAAGCACGGATACCCACCCGGCTGGAAACATGGCCCTTTGGTCAGAGAGCTCAATCCGGAGCAACCGGACGATATGACAATAATAGAGGAGGAGGACAAACAAGTGTATTGA